The genomic stretch AGGTGTACGACGTCGCCGTCGACGAGCTGAAGGCGATGCAGCGGCTGCTGAACTCGCTGCAGGCCAGTGCGCGGATGGAGAGCATACGGACGGCGTCGCCGGTGGATCTCGACGCGGTGCTGGCGACCCGGGTGGACCGGTGGCGGGCGCTGACGGCGACGGCGGGGCAGACACTGGCGGTCGACGTACCGCCGGGGCTGCGGTTGCTGGAGCCGCCGGGCGGACTGGGCAGCATCCTGGACGAGCTGATCAGCAACGCGTTACGGCTGTCGGACGCGAAGGTGGTGGAGGTGACCGCCCGCGTCGTCCGCGATGGCGTGGACGCCGTCCCCGATGGCGTGGACGCCGTCCCCGATGATGCGGGCGCCGGAGGCCTGGTCACGATCGCCGTCCGTGACGACGGTCAGGGGATCGACGCGTCCGAGCGGGCCCAGGCGCTACGGCGATTCTGGCGGTCACCGCGGCACCAGAACGTGCCCGGGACCGGCCTGGGACTGGCGATCTGCGCCGACCTGGTCGGGGCGGCCGGGGGCGAACTGCGGCTGGAGGATGGCCTGCCGCGTTCGGACGGGTCTGGGCACGGGTTGGCCGCGGTGGTCGCGCTGCCGGTAGTTCCGCAGATGGAGTCGTCGTCCGGCGCCCCGGCTCCGTCGCCTGCCTGAGTGGTCTCCGTCGCCGGCCAGTCGCTGTCGCTGTCGCTGTCGCTGCCGCGGGTCAGCGCTTGTGGTCGCGGAACCAGGCGGCCGCGCCCGGATGCAGCGGGATCGACGCGGTGGAGATCCCCGTACGCACGTTGATCTGCCACGCTTCGGGAACGGCTTCGGCGTCGTCGCGACTGGCGGAGGTGATCGTGCCGGTGTGCGTGAAGATGGTGTCGGTGATGGCGTAGACCAGATCATCGAGCAGGTCGTTGCGGACGAGAAGCACGTTCGGCACAGCGACGGTACGGGTGGCCGGGACGCCGGCATAGGCAGTCGCGGGGATCATGGCCGGAGTGTAGGGACCTGGGAACGCCGTGAAGAGCGCGTCTGCCTGTGCGTCCAACGGGATCAGCCGGATCGGGTGGCGCTGCGCCAGCTCTGTGATCGCGGGTGTCGGGACGCCGGTCAGGGAGAACATCGCGTCGATCTCGCCGTCGCGCAATGCGGCCGCGGATTCGGCCTGGCTGAGGTACAGACCGTCGGCGTTCACCGGGCCGAGCTCCAGAACCCGCAGCGACGTGAACTCCGTGCCCGAGTCGCGGGCACCGAGGGATATGCGCTTGCCCTTGAGGTCCCCGAACTCGTCGATCGCTGAACCGGCCATGACCACGAGATGCAGGTGACTGTCGTAGAGCCGGCATATCGCCGAAAGCCCCTCAGGCGCGCTGCCGTCGGCCGTGATCAGCGCATCCAGGCTCGTCAGCCCAAGGTGCACCTCGCCGGCCCGCAACATCCGGATGTTGTCGGTGGACGCCCCGCTCGGCACGGTGACCATGGTGGCCCCCGGCACGTGCTCGGAGATGTGCTCGGCCAGCGCACCGCCGATGCGCCGGTACACCGCCCCCGCCGGCCCGGTGGCCAGTCGCAGGTGCACCTTGTCGGCCTCGGGCTGCTGGGAGCAACCGACGAGCAGCCCTCCGGCGGCCAGCAGCACCGCCCGCCGGCTGAGCCGTAACTCCCGGTTCAGCACCATGCCGAGATGATACGGACGGTGGCCGTCGGTCGCCGATGACATCGGCGACGTCTCATCAAGCCACCGCGGACCCAAGCCGCCGACTGCACGAAGGCAACCAGCGCACGAGGAAGCTCACCAGGACACATGTACCCGCGAACGGCGGCTTGACCTGGCACATCTGGCTCCCGTCGGCAGATGCGAGTCCGAGGAAGATGAGGAACGAACGCTCAAGGGTTGCTCCACACCAGAAGCCTCATCCTGCATGCGCGCCCCGGTGCTGGCCGTCGGCGACGGGGCGTTGGGGTTCTGGGGCGCGCTGTATCTGCGCACCACCAACCCGATCGGGTCCACCTTCGCCACGGTCCGGCACCGCACCAAGGTCACCAAAGGGCCCGGGTCCCGAGCCGCCGGCCTGGCCATGGCCCTCAAACTCATCGAGTCCGCCCAGGCCCGCTGGCGCGCGGTCGAACGGGAGCCGGCGACCGCAGCCTGACATGCGGTGCTAAAACAGAGACACCGTGAGAGAGGCAGCAATGGACCAAGGCACCCGCGGCGAGCTCATCAGTCGGCTGGCCGAGGCGATCAGATCCGTCACGACCGCGCACCCGCTGCGGATCGCCATCGACGGGCCGCCCGCCGCCGGCAAGACCACGCTGGCCGACGAACTCGCCGTCGTCCTGCGCGCGCAGGACCGCGACGTCATCCGCGCGACCATCGACGACTTCCTCTTCCCCCGTGCACAGCGCTACCGACGCGGCCAGTACTCGGCCGAAGGCTGCTACTTCGACGCCCACGACCACGCCGCGCTGTGCCGGGTCCTGCTCGATCCGCTGGGGCCAGGCGGAGACCGAAGGTTCCAACACGCGGTCTACGACAGAGACACCGACACCCCATCGTCCCCGCCGGCCACGACCGCCCCCGCAGACGCCGTACTGCTCTTCGACGGCGTCTTCCTCTTGCGCCCAGAGCTCATCGACCGGTGGGACCTGCGCATCTTCGTGTCCGTCCCCTTCGAGCAGACGGTAGATCGCGCCCGGGACCGAGGCACAGCGCTGGCGGGATCCACCGCCGACACCGCCGAAATCGAAAGGTCCTGGCGCAACCGCTATATCCCCTCCCAACAGCTCTACTTCGCCACAGCCCGCCCAACCGACCACGCCGACATCATCGTGTACAACGATCAACTCCAACGGCCGACCTGGGAAGTCCGACCGCACTCATCGATACACAGGATTGACAATTGCGCCGCGGCTCACCGACACTCCCGCACTCCATCCCACACATATCCCGGATCTTGAATCTCGGTCTTGTCCTGGTGTCCCAGGGGCCTGTTGAACCGTTCGGCTACCTCGTTGAGCAGGGAGAATCGTGGTTTGAGCTGTTCTGACCGGCCCGCTCGCTCATGAATTCATTGATCTGGTGGCTCTGGTGTGCGACCTGAGAGGACTGACATATCGCATCCTCATGCTCTTAGGCTGCTCGTCATGGACAACGGTGGAACATTTCTCCGAGTGGCGGACATCACTGCGACGCTGGACACGGTGCTCACTACCATGCGAGCTGTAGATGCCGACATCACTTACCGCCTGGGGGGCACGAGCGCAGCTCTTCTCCAGGGTGTTCAACTTCCTGTCGGGGACATCGACCTCCTGGTGGCGCGGCGAGAGGATGTGGACAAGTTCGGTGCCGCGCTCGCCTCATTTCCCTGCCTTCATGCTGCCTCGTGGCTTCCAGAGTCCTCGCAATACTTCGCCAGGTACGAGGTGCACGGGGTCAAGGTGGAGATAAGCACCGTTGAGAGGCAGGTTGACTCTGACGGGATGGAATGCGTTGGTCGCGGCCCATGGCAGCACTACGTGTGGATCGCATGTGGCTCGCACCAGGTTCCTGCCGTTCGTCTGGAACTACGGTTGGCCACGGAACTCTTACGAGACAGAGCCGACCGTTACGAGCCCCTCCTCGACCACATGAGCGCGCAGGGGTGCGATTTTGACCTGTTGCATCGGGCCATGAGGGACCAGGGCCTGTCAGCGGAACACCAGCGCTTGGTCTGGGATCGCCTCGGCCACTCTGCTCCCACCTCCTGATAGCTGCCAAAGATCGTTGCTCGGTAACCAGGCAACTCAGAACACGGAACCTGCGGATTAAAGATCCAGTTCGAGTCGTTCCAGGCGGACCAATGCAGGTCAACGCCTATGCGCGGTCCATCCTGAACGCCTCACCCTCGTATCACAACCCAAACTGCAACCCACTGCACTCCTCGACCGTCGAAGGGAATGTCAGGGACAGATGGCAAGATCATCGCCATGACGAACATGGATGATCTTCTTCGACGGGTGCGGGCGAAGGCGAACGCGACCGCAGAGCGGTTACCTCCTCCCGCCACGGCGGAGGAAGTGGCTCAGGCCGAGAGCATCTTGGGTTTCCGCCTTCCTCCTGTGTTCGTCAGGCTCTACCGTGAGGTGGCCAACGGCGGCTTCGGCCCCGACTACCAGCTCTTTCCACTCTTGGGCGAAGGACGTACCGCGGTCAACGTCTACCGCGAGGAGCGCGCGACGGCAAAGTCTGATGATGAGGCCACGCACTGGCCGGCGGATGTCCTGCCGGTCCTGGATTGGGGGTGCGGCATGTTCGCCGCAGTGGACTGCCGTAGCCCCGAGGGTGCCGTACTGCTCTTTGAGCCGAACGGCATCGACGATGAGTGGCACCACGCGTGGTACGTCGACTCCGAAAGTCTGGCCGGCTGGTTGGAGACGTGGCTCTCGGCAACGGGCTGGTACGAAGAGGACGCCGACGAAGACGGCGAGATGCGGCCATGGGAGGCGGCCCGGCAACGTCTGTCAGCGGGTAGCTGACTTGGTCAGCTCCATCTCGCCCTCACGGATTAAGGTGGATGTTGCTTTCCTCTGCGGCAGGCGTCGTGACCTGTGGTGGTGCAGCGGCGTGATCAAGCGCTCCCCCTCCCGTTCCGCGTATGTTCTGGATCTTGTGGGAGGAGCATGGTGCGGTTGGGGGTCGCAGTAGGGCGGTACGATCAGGTCAGTTCCAGTAGGTGAGCGGTGGGACTGTAGTCGATCTTCCAGTCTGCGTATACGCCTAGGCTTCCGTCCCTCAGGCAGCGCAAGCCAATGCTGACCCAACGCACTTCACCGTCACTGCGGAAGGCGAACCCGACTGCTACAGCGAACTCCTCGCCTCCACATGGGCAAGCACATTCTCCGAGGTCAGCCCCATCCACGCAGTCGGCACTGTCGGCAATATAAGAGGCGTCCCCGCAGGCGACACAGATACGTTGTACGCAACCTTCAACGTCATCGGCCATGACGTTGAAGCGCTTGCCAGTGCATCCGGCGCACACTGCCTCACTCACTTGCTGGACGGCGTAGCCACCCGGCTGGTGCTCGCGGAGAAGGTCGGCGAGATCCTCGAAGTCCTCGCCTCGCCAGAGATCGCCCGACGTGTCGATCGCCACAGCACACGAGTGTATGGCCGTAGGGTACGGCTTTACAGCGGGTGACCGTTCCTGCCCGTTTGCCGCTCTTCACCTGCGGCGCTGCCCCAGCAGTACGGCACCGTCTACGCAGCTGGCGGCCGAGGGTGGGGGACGCCTGCTGCTGCCGACCGGGGCCCACCTCGCCGCCGCTCTGGGAGACGACTACCGGGCCATCGGCGTGACATCGAGCCACGGCCGTACCGCCATCGTGGGCGAACCAACGCGGGAGCGCCCGGAGGGCACCTGGTACGACGCGCCGCTCCCGCCGCCTACCGGCAGCAGCATCGAAGCGGCATTCGCCACTGGCTCACTCTGGACCCTCGCGAACCTCCGCGCGGCCCGTCCCCACATCGACGATGCGGAATCCTTCCAGCAGTCCCGCATGGCCGACTACTTCCTCGACATGCCGGTGTTCGCGGCGTTCGACGCCATTGCTCACGTATCCCATACGACCGGCACCGACTACGTGATTCAGCCTTGACAAAACTCCGGAGCTGCCGTGCTTGACGATGCGGTGATCAACGAGGCCGCTATACCTGCGGCTTCAGGCCAATTACGTCGGCCGGTTGCGGGTCGAGGTTGGTATCAACGTCGCCGTTGACCACCTGTGGTGCAAGAACTTGCTCACGTCGGAGGAGGAAGAACTCTACTTCGACATCGACGACCGGTTTCGCGAGCACCTACCCGAGCCGCCGTTCTATGCTGACGGGGACACCATCGGCGCGATCACATGGTTCAAACGCGCCACCACAGGCGCGACGCTCGCTCGTTTCAAGCCGTTGCAGACCTACTGTCGGTGCACGACGTGCGATGTGACCTCGTACGGGCGAGAGATCCAAGGAAACTCATCTACGAGGACGAGTACCAGGCCGGCGTGATTCCCAGGATCCGAAAGCCCGATCGCCGCTGCCGCCTGGTGTCACACTTGGACCGACCACCTTGGATTCCAAGCGGCATCTCGCCCGTTGACCATCGGAAATCAGATGACGCGATGGGCTGGCCTGCGCGCTCACGTGAAGAACTTCGCCCAGGACGGACGGGAAGGCCTGATCTTCGCCGGACCGGACAACGGGGCGCTGCGCAACACCAACTTCAACCGCCGCGTCTGGGCCAAGGCACTCCAGGACGCGGGCGTGCCGAAGATTCACTTCCACGATCTCCGACACACCGGCAACACCCTGGCCGCCAGCACGGGCGCGTCCACCCGAGAGTTGGTGATCCGCATGGGGCACTCCAGCACCCGGGCCGCTCTCATCTACCAGCACTCCACCGACGAGCGTCAGCGCGAAGTGGCGCGCAGGCTTGACGCCCTCGCACGCGGCGCGCTCACCAGGAAGCCATCGGGCACGTACGGGCACGATCCCAAAACCAGGCCTACAAAGATCGAAAGCCCAAGCCATTGACCTGGGCTTTCGTGTGAGTGGAGCCTAGGAGACGCCTGTGACCTGCGGAGACAGCGTGAGAACGTCCGCTGACGTTCGTGATCATCTCTGCCGATTGTCACGCAGAACGTCACGCAGGGTCGGGCTGCCAGCTTCTGCGGCTTGGTTCGGACAAGAGCTGCCGTGACGTTCATTTGCTGGCTATGCGGCTGCCGAGCACGAACCGCTCACGAGTTCTTCATTTCCGGTGAGACCCGGAAAATCCTCGTCGTCCCCTGGCGGTCGAACACTGTACTCCGCTGATGTACAGCAGTTCCACAGCTGAGAAGTCCACGTGACGGGGCCGTTGGAATCTGATCGCCTGAGAAGAGCAAAATTCGCCGGAGCTATCAGAAATATCATTATGGAGAGAACGCAGACCATCGGCGCCGGTGGCCCTGACAACAATAGGGCCTCCTATCCGAGCTGTCCTACCTAGCGATCTCCCAGTTCCTGGCGAGCAGCCCTGAATGCCCAAAGATCCTGGTAGCGGATCAAGCGTGAACGTCGCGTTTTCTTGTGGACGGATGACCAACGGCTGCCGGAAAACACCTTGAGGGACATCCACGCGGAGGATCCAATAATCGTCTCAACCGTCTGCCACGGCGGTGCTGGTGACCACGAAAGAAGAAGGCTCCTGACCTTATGTTTGCGCTGGTCAGGAGCTCCTTCCTGCTGGTGATGGCCCTTCAGAATTCAATCTGGAGGGCAGAAAGCGCCCAGCTCAGGACCGCGTCACCCGCCGGTGACCGGGCGGCTCAGATACGGGAAGTGGTCGAGCAGGGCCCCGGTTGCGTCCTTGTAGGTCAACCCCATGGTGAGTCCTTCGTTCAGCACCAGGGCATACATGGAATCCGGGGCGCATTCGGTGAGGCCCTTGCCGTTCTGAATCTCCTTGGTCCAGGGGTCCCAGAGCGCGGAGGTGCCCACGTTGAATTGCAGGACGTCGGGCAGGACCGTGTCCGCGACGTACGCGCCGTACGCCTTCGGGGTGCCCTTGCCGTGCGGTGGGTCGGCGAAGGTCTTTCGTGCCGCGACGACGGCGGCCGTGGTGTCCCGTACCTGACCCCAGAACCCCGAGGCGGGATCGCTGCCAGGGTTCTTGGGCCTGCCCTTCAGGTGGTCCTTGGGGTGACTGGCGTTGAAATCCATGCCGGCGGAGCCGCCGGAGAAGTCCCATATGAAGCCGACAAGGGGGCCTGCGGCGTGCTGAAGTTGATGCCACACGCCATGCTCCTTGACCGAGGTGTTTCCCCAGTATCCAATGGTTCCCGAGCCGGTGATCGAGCTGGGCACCTCAAGGACGATAGCGCTGACGTTGGTGTTCTGGAAGGCGTTCTGGGCGGGATAAAGCGCGGTGTAATTGGGATTCGTGCCTGTTGACAACGCGGCCCGCGTTGCCACGGTGAAACGCGGGTCGTTGAAGAACGGCTCACCGCGCTCACCGGCGAAGAGCTTGATTCCGTCCGTACAGGTGACAACCTGCCCCAGTCTCGCTTCGGCCGGTGTAATGACCTTGCCCGTGGCGTCGCGGTCACGGGCAGCGCGACCGGTTAGCTGTTCAACCTTTACAGCCTCGCCGCCTGGAAAAGTAACGCGCCAGGTGATGTCTTCGAGGTAATCAAGCGGACTGCTCGTGTCGACCTTGAACTCATAGTAGACTTCGGGATCGAATCCCGAGCTCTGCAGCGGCGAGACGTTGATCACGAACACCGTGCCGTTGTTGCCGGCGAAGCAATAGACATCAGTGATATCCCGCTGCGACTCCGGGATGTCAGCGTGGTGAGACATTATGCAGCTCCTCTAGCGGATGGGGGTATGCGGGAAGACGGGGTTGCGGGAGAACGGTTCGAGAGCAAGAGTGAAGAACTTGCCCATGAAGCCGACATCCTTGGTGGCGCCAAACTCGCCGACGAACAGCAGGTAGGGGAACTCGCGGTGATCCCACGCGACGCGAGTGGCCTTCCCTTCCCGACTGATGAGTTCGTACCAGCCGTTGTCAAAGCCGCTGAGGACCGCGACACGCGACGGTGCTCCATGTTCCGGAATGATCGACGCGTCGACCATCGAGCCATCCAGGGCTTGCATCTGAGGCCAGACATACGCCATTCGCGTGAGGCGTGGACTGGTGAAGTAATCCTCGACGGGTGCGGCTTTGACCCCCGCTGGCAGCAGCAGTCGGGCGCCGGGGCCGAGAAATGGGCCGTGCCACCGCCGCGCGCCGCCGCGCACAATCGTTTCGGCAGCTGTGCCTGCGCCCGACGATCGGGCGCGAGTGGCGGCTGAAGCGGTGCCGGCGGGAGCGCCCAGAGCCACGATGAAGGGGGAGGCGGCGAGTCCGGCGAGAATGCCACGCCGGTTCAACATGCGCCCGCCGACGCTGTCCGTGACTCCGTCATAAACGTTGAGTTCCGGGTTCATTGATTTACGTCCGACCATGGTTCGTCACACCTTTACTGGGAAATTCGGATCAGCAAGGCTGGACCCTGAACAGGGACTTCCCGAGCTTTATGTAGTACGGCGATGGTGTTGCCCGGGCGGAAATGACTCAGCGATGGGCCGTGCACTGGTTTCATGAGGCGTGGGCAACACGTCCATCGTGGGCCTCAAATGCACGCGACCATGCCGCCCACGAGGTTCCACGGAGTCCTCCACAAAGGGGATTCCTGACGCCCGCCGGAATGATGATCACTTGATGACCAGGCAACGGGTCAGGCCGGAGGGGTTGGGCGGGGCATGATCTACACTCCGTGCTCTTTAGTCGCTTTCAGTAGCCTCTCCGTCGGAGAATGATCTCTAGTAAATGATGGCGAATTCGTAACGGATGTATGTCGATTCCACATCGGTGAGTGCGGACAGAGCTTGGTGTGGACCGTCCGGCTCCGGAGCCCTTCGCGACCAAGACCGACGCGGAGGTCTGGCTGACGAAGATCGAAGCACAGATCCTCGATGACGAGTGGATCGACCCGGATGCCGGGAAGATCGCTTTCGGCAAGTACGCGCGCGACTGGATCGACGAGCGGCCCAAGCTCCGGCCGCGCACGGTGGAGTTGTACGGCTACCTGCTGCGCAGCCACATCGCGCCGACCTTCGGAGAGAAGCCGCTCAATGCGATCAAGGAACCGCACGTCAGGCGCTGGCGGAAGGCTCTGCTTGAGCAGGGGGTCAGCGAGGTCACCGTGGCCAAGGCCTACCGGCTGCTGAAGGCTGTTCTGTCCACAGCTGTGGATGACCTGCTCATCAAGCGCAACCCGTGCCGCATCAAGGGGGCCGGCCAGGAGCAGTCTCCCGAACGGCCGGTCCTGACGGTGGAAGAGGTCTACCGCATCGTCGATGTCATCGAACACCGCTACCGGGCGCTCGTCCTGCTGGCGACGTTCGCGAGCCTGCGCTGGGGAGAGCTGACCGGACTCCAGCGGCGGGACCTCGACCTCGACGCCAGGACGGTCCGCATCGAACGTCAGCTGATCCAGATCACCGGCAAGGGCCTGGTCTTCACCGAACCGAAGTCACAAGCGGGCAGGCGCACCGTCGTCATCCCGGTCCTGATCATTGACGAGCTCCGCGCTCACGTGAAGGACTTCGCCCAGGACGGCCCGGAAGGCCTGATCTTCGCCGGACCGGACAACGGGGCGCTGCGCAACACCAACTTCAACCGTCGTGTCTGGGCCAAGGCGCTCGAAGACGCGGGCGTGTCGAAGATCCATTTCCACGATCTACGGCACACCGGCAACACGCTGGCCGCCAGCACGGGCGCGTCCACCCGAGAGCTGATGACCCGCATGGGGCACTCCAGCACCCGGGCCGCGCTCATCTACCAGCACTCCACCGACGAGCGTCAGCGCGAAGTGGCGCGCAGGCTTGACGCCCTCGCCCGCGGCGCGCTGACCAAGAAGCCATCGGGCACGTAACGGGCACGACCCCAAAACCAAGCCCTATAAAGAGCGAAAGCCCAGGCCGTTGACCTGGGCTTTCATGTGAGTGGAGCCTAGGAGATTCGAACTCCTGACTTCCTGCTTGCAAACGGGAGCCTGGTACCACCTGAAGCCGGCGTTGCCCAGTTCAGAGAGCAGTTCCCGAGTGGCAGGGTGTGATCGTGTAAGACCTCGTTGCTGTACTTCTCTGCTGTACAGCGCTGAGCACACGGCAGGACGCCGACAACTGAGATCCGTAGCATGGTTAGCGGCGTGGCGTATTACCGGCTGCGCCCCCACTTGAATCAGGATCAATGCGTGTGCATCGCGAGACGGTCGGATCAGATGCTTGCGGTGTGGATATGTGCAACGCGAGTGCCTTACTCGCCCCCGAAGGACGGCTTGCCGAGCGGGTGGTCGCGCCGCAGTGACGATCATGATTGCATCGAGTCGTCAGGCGTGGCGGCAGACCCGAGATGCACTTCGAATTCAAAGCAAGTAGGATCATGGGGTGAGTGACCCGGCACCTGGCCTGAATTCGGAGCAACTCGGTGCGTACTTCGCTCTGATGGAGGTCAGCAGCCTTCTTCAGTACGCGGTGGACGAGCACCTGCGCGCCGACGGTGACCTCAGTTACGTGCAGTTCCAGATCCTGGCGCGGCTGGTGGACGCTCCAGAGGGCAGGCTGCGGATGACGGATCTGGCCGACGGTGTCGTGTACAGCCGCAGCGGGCTCACCTACCAGGCGGGATTGCTGGACAAACGCGGCCTGATCACCCGCTCACCGTCGCCGGACGACGAGCGCAGTGTCATGGTGACTGTCACCGACGCCGGCCGGGGCCTGATCGCCCATGTGCTTCCCGGGCATGTCGACCGCGTCCGGCAGTTGCTGTTCGAACCGATGACCGGCGAGGACCTCACCGCCCTCAGCACCGTTCTCGGTCGTGTCCGCGACCACATGCGCGCCACCCCGCCACGGTCCGCCAAACCCCGCGCCGGACGCAACCGAACCGACTGAAGGGCGGAGAGGGATGGACCGAGCACTGCTGGCGGACTTTCTCCGGGCACGGCGGGAGAGGCTGCAGCCGGAGGACGTCGGGCTTCCCCGTGGCTCACGGCGTCGTACGGGTGGACTGCGGCGCGAGGAGATCGCGGTGCTGGCCGGCATGTCGGCCGATTACTACAGTCGGCTCGAGCAGCAGCGCGGTCCGATGCCGTCCGAGCAGATGCTCGCCGCCCTGGCGCGGGCGCTGAACCTCAGCCCGAGTGAGCGGGAGCACTTGTTCGCCCTCGGCGGGCACTCGGCTCCGCGGCGCTCCTTGCGCGACGAGCAGGTCAGTCCGGCCATGAGGCGCATCGTCGAGCGTCTCTCAGACACGCCTGCGATCGTGTTGTCCCGGTTCGGCGAGACGCTGTTGCAGAACCAGTCGGCGGTTGCCCTGCTCGGCGACTACACCCGGTTCAACGGCATGTCCCGCTACCTGGTCTACCGCTGGTTCACCGACCCGGCGCAGCGCGCCCTCTATCCCTCCGAGGACCATGCCCTCCGCGGCCGGGTCTTCACCGCGGAGATCCGGGCGGCGTACACGGCCGACCCTACGGGCACAGCCGGCGAGATCGTCGACGCGCTGCTGGCGGTCAGCCCCGAGTTCGCCGAGGTCTGGCGGCGGCACGAGGTGGATGTCACCCACCACCACGATCTGAAGCGCTACCGCCATCCGGAACTGGGCGAGCTGGAGCTTTTCGGCCAGCGGCTGGTGGATCCCGACGAGGGCCAGGAGTTGCTGGTCTTCCTGGCGCAGCCCGGCTCACCGAGCGATGAGAAGCTCCAGCGCCTGATCGCGATGAGCTGAGCCCGCCTCGTTATCCACGGACTGTTTGTCCGTGGATAACGGTGACATTCACCCGGCTTCCGGTTCGCGCCATGCTTGATGGGTCGGAGCGGGAAGGTGGTGAGTAACGTGGACCGGGAACTTCTGGAGCACTTTCTCCGGGCGCGCCACAATGAGGTTGGGGGCGATCATGTCGGCCCGGTCATGACGCGCATCGTCGAGCGTCTGCCGGACTATCCGGCGATGGTGTTCTCCCGGTGCGGCGAGGTGCTGTTGCAGACTCGTCCGGCGATTGTTCTGTTCGGCGATTACACCCGGTTCGGCGGAGCGTCGCGCTCTTTGGTCTACCGCTGGTTCGCTGACCCGGCGGCGCGCGAGCGCTACCTCGTCGAGGTGGGCGTCACCGGTCACTGGCACCTCCGACGCTACCGGCATGCCGACCTGGGAGAGCTGGAGCTATGCCGACAGCTTCTGGTGGAGCCCGTGGAGCACCAGATGCTGGTGGTCTTCATGGCCGTCCCGGGCTCTCCAAGCGACGAGAAGCTCCGCCGCCTGACAGTCGCGGGCGACTAGACCCCGGCGGCTGTGAGCCGGCTCACACCGTACAAAAGTTGCTTCGAATTCGAAGCGTGCTATGGTCACGAAGTGCTTCGAAAACGAAGCACCTCACGATGAAAGAGACGAGGGCTTGTGATGAAGGCAGTGCGTTTCCACGAGTACGGCGACCCGAGCGTCCTGCGTTACGAGGACGTCGAGCAGCCCGTCCCCGGCGCCGGGCAGGTGTTGATCCAGGTCGCCGCGACGTCGTTCAATGGGGTCGACGGCAACATCCGCGCCGGATTCATGCAGGGTCCGATCCCGGTGACGCTGCCGCACACGCCGGGCATCGACGTGTCCGGCACGATCGCGGCGC from Nonomuraea polychroma encodes the following:
- a CDS encoding TAXI family TRAP transporter solute-binding subunit, with protein sequence MVLNRELRLSRRAVLLAAGGLLVGCSQQPEADKVHLRLATGPAGAVYRRIGGALAEHISEHVPGATMVTVPSGASTDNIRMLRAGEVHLGLTSLDALITADGSAPEGLSAICRLYDSHLHLVVMAGSAIDEFGDLKGKRISLGARDSGTEFTSLRVLELGPVNADGLYLSQAESAAALRDGEIDAMFSLTGVPTPAITELAQRHPIRLIPLDAQADALFTAFPGPYTPAMIPATAYAGVPATRTVAVPNVLLVRNDLLDDLVYAITDTIFTHTGTITSASRDDAEAVPEAWQINVRTGISTASIPLHPGAAAWFRDHKR
- a CDS encoding cytidylate kinase family protein — protein: MDQGTRGELISRLAEAIRSVTTAHPLRIAIDGPPAAGKTTLADELAVVLRAQDRDVIRATIDDFLFPRAQRYRRGQYSAEGCYFDAHDHAALCRVLLDPLGPGGDRRFQHAVYDRDTDTPSSPPATTAPADAVLLFDGVFLLRPELIDRWDLRIFVSVPFEQTVDRARDRGTALAGSTADTAEIERSWRNRYIPSQQLYFATARPTDHADIIVYNDQLQRPTWEVRPHSSIHRIDNCAAAHRHSRTPSHTYPGS
- a CDS encoding SMI1/KNR4 family protein; its protein translation is MTNMDDLLRRVRAKANATAERLPPPATAEEVAQAESILGFRLPPVFVRLYREVANGGFGPDYQLFPLLGEGRTAVNVYREERATAKSDDEATHWPADVLPVLDWGCGMFAAVDCRSPEGAVLLFEPNGIDDEWHHAWYVDSESLAGWLETWLSATGWYEEDADEDGEMRPWEAARQRLSAGS
- a CDS encoding erythromycin esterase family protein, which encodes MSIATAHECMAVGYGFTAGDRSCPFAALHLRRCPSSTAPSTQLAAEGGGRLLLPTGAHLAAALGDDYRAIGVTSSHGRTAIVGEPTRERPEGTWYDAPLPPPTGSSIEAAFATGSLWTLANLRAARPHIDDAESFQQSRMADYFLDMPVFAAFDAIAHVSHTTGTDYVIQP
- a CDS encoding tyrosine-type recombinase/integrase translates to MTRWAGLRAHVKNFAQDGREGLIFAGPDNGALRNTNFNRRVWAKALQDAGVPKIHFHDLRHTGNTLAASTGASTRELVIRMGHSSTRAALIYQHSTDERQREVARRLDALARGALTRKPSGTYGHDPKTRPTKIESPSH
- a CDS encoding DUF4331 family protein codes for the protein MSHHADIPESQRDITDVYCFAGNNGTVFVINVSPLQSSGFDPEVYYEFKVDTSSPLDYLEDITWRVTFPGGEAVKVEQLTGRAARDRDATGKVITPAEARLGQVVTCTDGIKLFAGERGEPFFNDPRFTVATRAALSTGTNPNYTALYPAQNAFQNTNVSAIVLEVPSSITGSGTIGYWGNTSVKEHGVWHQLQHAAGPLVGFIWDFSGGSAGMDFNASHPKDHLKGRPKNPGSDPASGFWGQVRDTTAAVVAARKTFADPPHGKGTPKAYGAYVADTVLPDVLQFNVGTSALWDPWTKEIQNGKGLTECAPDSMYALVLNEGLTMGLTYKDATGALLDHFPYLSRPVTGG
- a CDS encoding tyrosine-type recombinase/integrase: MDRPAPEPFATKTDAEVWLTKIEAQILDDEWIDPDAGKIAFGKYARDWIDERPKLRPRTVELYGYLLRSHIAPTFGEKPLNAIKEPHVRRWRKALLEQGVSEVTVAKAYRLLKAVLSTAVDDLLIKRNPCRIKGAGQEQSPERPVLTVEEVYRIVDVIEHRYRALVLLATFASLRWGELTGLQRRDLDLDARTVRIERQLIQITGKGLVFTEPKSQAGRRTVVIPVLIIDELRAHVKDFAQDGPEGLIFAGPDNGALRNTNFNRRVWAKALEDAGVSKIHFHDLRHTGNTLAASTGASTRELMTRMGHSSTRAALIYQHSTDERQREVARRLDALARGALTKKPSGT
- a CDS encoding MarR family winged helix-turn-helix transcriptional regulator codes for the protein MSDPAPGLNSEQLGAYFALMEVSSLLQYAVDEHLRADGDLSYVQFQILARLVDAPEGRLRMTDLADGVVYSRSGLTYQAGLLDKRGLITRSPSPDDERSVMVTVTDAGRGLIAHVLPGHVDRVRQLLFEPMTGEDLTALSTVLGRVRDHMRATPPRSAKPRAGRNRTD
- a CDS encoding helix-turn-helix transcriptional regulator; the protein is MDRALLADFLRARRERLQPEDVGLPRGSRRRTGGLRREEIAVLAGMSADYYSRLEQQRGPMPSEQMLAALARALNLSPSEREHLFALGGHSAPRRSLRDEQVSPAMRRIVERLSDTPAIVLSRFGETLLQNQSAVALLGDYTRFNGMSRYLVYRWFTDPAQRALYPSEDHALRGRVFTAEIRAAYTADPTGTAGEIVDALLAVSPEFAEVWRRHEVDVTHHHDLKRYRHPELGELELFGQRLVDPDEGQELLVFLAQPGSPSDEKLQRLIAMS